In the Malania oleifera isolate guangnan ecotype guangnan chromosome 1, ASM2987363v1, whole genome shotgun sequence genome, one interval contains:
- the LOC131161592 gene encoding ABC transporter G family member 22 isoform X2 — protein sequence MAIMFTDVAYKLVLKGVRTSVEKDILNGITGSVSPGEVLALMGPSGSGKTTLLNLLSGRLNVPTTGSTITYNDQPYSKFLKGRIGFVTQDDVLFPHLTVRETLTYAARLRLPNTLTKQQKEKRAIDVIHELGLDRCQDTMIGGSFVRGVSGGERKRVCIGNEIIINPSLLFLDEPTSGLDSTTALRIVQILHDIAEVGKTVITTIHQPSSRLFHKFDKLILLGKGSLLYFGKASEALVYFSSIGCSPLISMNPAEFLLDLANGNINDVSLPSELEDRVQMGNLETETQNGKPSPAVVHEYLVEAYETRVAEKEKKKLMAPIPIDEELKAKVCSPKREWGASWCEQYSILFRRGLKERRHDYFSWLRITQVVSTAIILGLLWWQSDSNSPRGLQDQAGLLFFIAVFWGFFPIFTAIFTFPQERAMLSKERAADMYRLSAYFLARTTSDLPLDLLLPILFLLVVYFMAGLRLSAGCFFLSMLTVFLCIVAAQGLGLAIGATLMDLKRATTLASVTVMTFMLAGGYFVKKVPVFISWIRYISFNYHTYQLLLKVQYKHITPTINGMKIDSGVKEVSALVAMVFGYRLLAYLSLRRMTLQSGA from the exons ATGGCTATCATG TTTACAGATGTAGCATACAAGCTAGTTCTCAAAGGAGTAAGAACAAGTGTGGAGAAGGACATCTTGAATGGAATAACTGGTTCTGTGAGTCCAGGCGAAGTTTTGGCACTGATGGGACCTTCAGGAAGCGGAAAGACCACGCTCCTGAATCTGCTAAGCGGCAGGTTAAATGTGCCCACCACTGGCAGTACAATTACCTATAATGACCAGCCATATTCGAAGTTCCTGAAAGGCAG GATAGGGTTTGTGACTCAAGATGACGTTCTATTTCCACATCTTACTGTAAGAGAAACGTTAACATATGCAGCTCGACTACGGCTTCCAAACACATTGACAAAACAACAAAAGGAAAAACGAGCCATCGACGTCATCCATGAGCTAGGCTTGGATAG GTGCCAAGATACAATGATTGGTGGCTCCTTTGTTCGGGGAGTGTCAGGCGGCGAGAGAAAGAGAGTCTGTATTGGcaatgagattataatcaacccTTCTCTTCTGTTCCTTGATGAACCAACCTCTGGCCTGGATTCTACTACTGCTCTGAGGATTGTTCAGATATTGCACGATATAGCTGAG GTTGGAAAAACAGTAATAACGACAATCCACCAGCCATCCAGCAGACTCTTCCACAAATTTGACAAATTAATCCTCCTTGGGAAAGGCAGCCTGCTCTACTTTGGGAAGGCATCAGAAGCACTAGTTTATTTCTCGTCCATAGGATGTTCCCCTCTAATTTCTATGAATCCAGCAGAGTTCCTGCTAGACCTAGCAAATGGAAACATAAATGATGTTTCTCTTCCATCAGAACTAGAAGACAGGGTGCAAATGGGAAATTTAGAGACTGAAACACAAAATGGGAAGCCATCTCCTGCAGTAGTGCATGAG TATCTCGTGGAGGCTTATGAGACACGAGTTgcagaaaaggagaaaaagaaactTATGGCTCCAATTCCTATAGACGAAGAGCTTAAGGCAAAAGTATGCTCTCCAAAGCGTGAATGGGGAGCAAGCTGGTGTGAACAGTATTCAATATTATTCCGGAGAGGACTCAAGGAACGGAGGCATGACTATTTTAGCTGGTTAAGAATCACCCAAGTTGTCTCCACTGCAATAATCTTGGGATTGCTCTGGTGGCAATCAGACAGTAATAGCCCTAGAGGCCTGCAAGATCAG GCAGGGCTGCTTTTCTTTATTGCTGTTTTCTGGGGATTTTTTCCCATCTTCAcagcaatattcacatttccccaaGAAAGAGCTATGCTGAGCAAGGAACGAGCAGCTGACATGTACAGACTTAGTGCATACTTTTTGGCCAGGACTACAAGTGACCTTCCACTCGACCTGTTATTACCAATACTTTTCCTTCTCGTTGTCTATTTCATGGCAGGACTGAGGCTGAGTGCTGGTTGTTTTTTCCTCAGCATGCTTACAGTTTTCCTCTGCATCGTAGCAGCTCAG GGACTTGGACTAGCTATAGGGGCTACATTAATGGACCTAAAGAGAGCAACAACTCTTGCTTCAGTAACGGTGATGACCTTCATGTTGGCTGGTGGGTATTTTGTGAAG AAAGTTCCAGTATTCATATCTTGGATCCGCTACATCTCCTTCAACTACCACACTTACCAACTTCTTCTCAAGGTgcaatacaaacacatcactcCCACTATAAATGGGATGAAAATTGACAGTGGTGTAAAGGAGGTCAGTGCCCTGGTAGCTATGGTTTTTGGTTATCGCCTCTTGGCATACCTTTCTTTGCGGAGGATGACGCTCCAATCTGGAGCTTAA